From the Mya arenaria isolate MELC-2E11 chromosome 17, ASM2691426v1 genome, the window GTATACACGCGTTCTACAGTATATATGCGTTCTACAGTGTATATGCGTTATACAGTATACACGCGTTCTACAGTGCATATTGCGAACAGTATTCACGCGATCGGTGAAAGCTCGATAATCATCTGCCTTTTACAAAGTTGGTTAAGATGTCGTAAAGCATATCCTCGATTTGTTAAAACTCAAAACCAAAGTGGTCACGCAACCTGGATCCATCTCCACGTATTCCTTAGGGCAGCACTTTTCAATGACTTCAATCCTATCTAAATCAGCACCAACTTGGTATCCTTGCTTCTTGTGGTTGATTCTTCCGCACAAATGGGAACCCTTCAATACCTGCGATGTATTTGAAAATCGTTTCTTGcaattataacattaaaataagaatgtaAACTAAggtattaattgaaaacaatatgtgtTATAGACTTGTACTACCGCTTTAGTGTGACAGCAAAATGATCATTATCGTTTTCATTggtttgtgtgcgtgtgtgtgtgtgtgggtatatgtatatgtgtgtgtgtgtgtgtgtgcgtgcgtgcgtgcgtaattTCGCGCatatgtgcgtgtgtgcgtgcgtgcgtgcgtgcgtgcgtgcgtgcgtgcgtgcgtgcgtgtgtgtgtgagatacagagagacagacagacagacggacggacggacggacggacggacggacggagagagagagagagtttCTTCGTCTTCTGCTATATACCGGTGATTATAATTACATGCGTCTACTTACTGGTCATGCAAAATCAAAACAACGTGCATATACAACAATTGTACCTGCAGACATCCGTTTTCTTTCTTGCACGGATCAACAGCTATGAAAACTGTCATCATGTTTGGGAACAGGAATCCGAAGTTATACCAATATCTGGATAAAAGTATTAGAACAATGGTCAAGGTTCACGTGGTTAGTGGGAAGCAGTGTATTGTTTCTAAGTTATTATGACGGAATTAAACATAGTGGTGTCATGGTTACTTGTTACTCCAGTAGAACTACGACCCGCATGTTGTAAGGCGATAGTGATGGCATGGTTACTTGTTACTTCAATAGAACAGCGGTCAACATGTTGTAAGGCGATATTAATGTCATGGTTATTGTTACTTCAATAGAACAACGACCCACATGTTGTAAGGCGTTATTAATGTCATGGTTACTTGTTACTTCAATAGAACTGCGGCAGACATGTTGTAAGGCGATAGTGATGGCATGGTTGCTTGTTACTTCAATAAAGCAGCGACCCACATGTTGTAATGCGTTTTTAATGTCAtggttactttttatttcaatagagCAGCGGCGAACATATTGTAAGGTGTTATTAATGTCATGGGACCTTGTTATCTCAATAGAACTGCGATCCACATGTTGTAATGCGTACTGAAGGTAATGGGTACTTGTTATCGCTATGGAACTGCGGCCCAGATAATGTTATACGTGTTTAAGGTAATTGGCACTTGTTACTGCAATAGAACTGCGATCCACATGTTGTAATGCGTGCTTAAGGTAATGGGTACTTGTTATCGCTATGGAACTGCGGCCCAGATAATGTTATACGTGTTTAAGGTAATTGGCACTTGCTACTGCAATAGAACTGCGGCCAACATGTTGTAATTCGTGTTTTAGGTAATGGGTACATGTAACCGCAATAGAACTGCGAACCACATgtttttatgtgtgtttaaGGTAATGGGTACTTGTTATTGCTATAGAACTGCGGGCCACAGGTTGCAATGCGAGTTTAAGGTAAAGGGTACATGTTACCGCAATATAACTGCGGCCCACATGTTGTTATGCGTGTCAAAAGTCATGGGTACATTCAAAGTAGTGACTCCTGAAGTCAGATACCTAATGCAAGAATGCACCTTAAATGCAGCTACCGGCCAAACGTCAAGCGTTTACGTGGTATATCGCttagtttaattaaatttaaaacgcTGTTGAATTTGGAGGCCGGAGTAGCCAGTGAAAACCGAACTtatccgacttggtgaccacaaacaaaactTATGTGCATCCAGGGGCGCATGTTGTGTTCAGAATCGTGTGCGCTAACCGCATAACTAACTCATAAATATTGTACGTATTTTTCGTTTACCCGTAATCTTGGTGCCAAATGAATTTGCCTCCCGTTTTTGGCTGCTTCATCATTAGTTTTGTATGGTAATGGTATACTTCCTCGCCCaaaatctaaaacatatttgtttgatatatagatgattgattggttgatgcaaggttgggggggggggagcatCCACATGTGTTGTGGTAAAATCATATTTAACCTTCTATTAAAACGAACTCCAGAAATCAtcgaataaaacattttgattgatcGCCCATTGTAGAAATCAATACTATCCCTTAAAGATAATGCGATTGGCAAATAATGTAAATGGGGATTCATACTAGGTTATTACATTACATCGCATGTATGATAGTATAATACCTTTTCACAAGCAGTTACGATCCTGCTGCTCCTTGCAACCATTCctgtgacgtcatttccgggATGCCACCATAAAACCATATTCATTGCACCGCCTTCACCGTCCTTTGCCTGACAAGTAAATAACACattatgttatcaaatatcatccaaaactgaaataaaaacgaaacaaacgcaatttatatatgtttcatatttggAGCGCCTATAATGTCTCCAATAAAAATCACCATGaaatttgacctattgaccctTAAGTCAACAAAGAGTATACACTGACCATTACATATGTGCCTACCAATTTTGAAGAGTCTACACCATGTCGTTGAAAAGTTATAGATCGGAAACGAAAGCGACAGTATTTTATCTCAGTAAGGCTTTTTATGACCTTGGCATTTAAGCGTTTTCCTTTGACATTTATGGGAAAGACGCTACTAATGTTGTTAGGACTTGTGTCCATCCCTTTTGATTTTTGTATACTATTTAtccaaaattgaataaaaagcaAAGCTAAACGCATATTATATGTGTTTCATGTCTAAAGAGCCCCTACTGTCTTCAGTAAAAATCACcatgacaaatataaatatcttaaaacgTCAATTACTGTCATCCAGCTATTTGCCGTCGgaagatatatattaatatatgtatatattaacaCTTTGATTGCTAAAGTacattcttttattttgtttagtaGCATggttcatatttgttttgttttctgataTCGGGCATGTTATAGTCTGTACACAGAtagtatttacaattattttcatgGTTTCCAAGACCTTTGTTCGGAAATCTGTATAAAatcttataaatacaaatacagttGGCTCGTTCAGAACAGCACATTGGATCTCAAAATTCAAAACCTAAATTGTCTTCCTTATCGTTCTAAACATAACATGCCTAACACTGCTTTAATAGCTATGAGTTTAACTCCTTGTTTGTCTGACCAAAACCCAACGAGTGTTAGGACTCATTCCTTGGCGCTGTTGTTGAGACTGTTTATTAGGtatttttactgataaaataatgatcatATTTATGCAATCTCTTACTCCATAT encodes:
- the LOC128224090 gene encoding ectoine dioxygenase-like, producing the protein MNMVLWWHPGNDVTGMVARSSRIVTACEKILGEEVYHYHTKLMMKQPKTGGKFIWHQDYGYWYNFGFLFPNMMTVFIAVDPCKKENGCLQVLKGSHLCGRINHKKQGYQVGADLDRIEVIEKCCPKEYVEMDPGDVLFFDCNLLHCSSENLSAERRWAFLCAYSSVTNAPLTNHKPSLYTPLDTVPDSAILDCKQFQPNDEEKLFYNPETDVLDDLPFKQNTEEGKE